The Phragmites australis chromosome 13, lpPhrAust1.1, whole genome shotgun sequence DNA window CCGCACGCTGTCGACTACTCATAGTCCAATGACCGCTCTCTATGGGACGGTATCCAATGCATATACTGTCTCTAAATTATATACCTACACTTGGTGCATACACCATCGATTCCTGCTTATAAAAGGCGAGGCTGAGGCAATGAGAAGGTCATGACATCATAGTTTTTTGAAACAACACTATCATCTGACACCTAATGCCAAACCATGGTTGCCTCCTTAAGTAGACATTTCTCGTAGACATCTAAATTCTCAATGATAGTCCTACAGACTATAAGCGAGACCTAGGCAAAAGGTGACGatgtgttcaaggaggagaGCCTAAATAAAGTGTTGTCAAAATGGTAGACCGTGACCCACTATCTCTATTTCACCATGGAGGAATGACGGCGAACGGTAAGCTCTGTGATCTCTATAAACCTAAAGACGCACTTATTAGAGTGTTATTAGTGACATATCATGATGTGCGAACTAGATGACCTAGCAAAGTGTTTTAGCAAGCGAGCACACACGATATTTATGCACTCTCAGTAGTTCGAGGAGCATGTTAAGGTACGTTCATCGTTATTACATGTCACAGTTATTTGTTATGTTACACTTTTAAGACACGTTTATATTTCCGTATGCTCTTTTTTATATTAGGTATTTCCTCATGATGAAAAGCTGCTGAACAAACCCATCGAAAACTTCTTTGGGCTATATCTACTATTCAGTGACGGCTGCCTACCCGGACATAACTGGAGATGCAGAGGTGGTCATTCGAGACATTCACGCCGTTGTGAAAGAGGCGGTGGTTCGAGCCGCTGTGAAAGAGGTGGTCGTTCGACAACAACCACAAGAGGACATGCTTCTACCATTTCCGCTACAACTGAAGGGGTTGGTTTCGACAATGATAACTTCATGCTTACTCCTTAGAGAACTCCACGTCGTTGCGAATTTTCTAACAACGAGGCAGATGACTGAgatcctaactttgattattttctatatataccGGCACCACGTAGACCAAAATCCCCACAATATAATTACCATTAGATGGAACGGGAGATAAGGCACAGACAATTTCATGGCTATTTTGTCCGTAATATTTATGCTACTAAATATTATATTTGTTGAATTCAAGGtagttaattatttttaatctattatctaAGTTGTATATGTATCTTAGATGTAGCCTACATGCTATTAATAATGtttaaattttatgtatttatcttatgtatatattttatctAACATTCAGTGTAGTTTTTACATTTCACttacatatatttattttatcttcACTTTAATATCTTTTaagatttttattatttttattttcaataatttctaatttttttatttttataataaaactgAGCTAACTGTTTTATGAGAAAGCGATAAAGGGGCGTTCGAGGGGACATAGCATGGGTGCTAACCACTCTCTTAGAGAGCGGTAAGAAAAGTGTAAGATCTAACTATCAtctgagaggacggtaagaAATATCCGTGTTACTGTAGTATGCTAACTATCCTTTAAAAAGACGTATATTTGtgcaaatatattatttatatattaatgttgaaaaatgaaaaaattaaaaaactccAGACACGGGCACGATTGGCCCGGGACACCCGACCTCTGCGCCCGCAGCGCCCGTCCCCTTTGCCAGACTCAGCGCAGCGGCtgtaagagagagagagaaaaatcctCCGCCTCCGGCTCCGAGGCGAGGAAACGTCCGGAGCAGTCGAACACCAGAGGCGTTTGTAGTCCATGGCGActtctgctgctgcatctgctgctCTACTCATCCCCAGCTGGCGAGCTCCCGCCGCGGTAAAACCCCACTCTTCGAACAGAAACCCACGAGTACTTGCTGCACAGGAGTTTAATTAGGTATCGCTTTGCTCTGTTTCTTCTAGCTGTCCGAGAGGAGGTTTCCCCATGCGGTTTCTAGGCGGACGACGGGGAAGGGAAGGGGAGCGGCGGGGGTCGTGCGAGCTTGCTTCAATCCTCTCGGCGACGAGCGCATCCTCCGAGAAGCCATCAAGGTGAATTTTCTCCAACTCTTTTTCCTGTTGATTCATTGTGTTGAAGTTAATATGAGGCTGTAGATAGCTTCTAATTGTGCGGGGGTGTGAAATCGGCCACTCAATATAATCCGACTCTTGCACGTACTTGTAGACTTGTAGCAATACTCTGTAGTCTTCTGTACACTGTTCGTGATGATGGAGAAGCTAAAAAATGATTTATGGCATTAACTCTTGATGATACTTGTTATGTATCTTCTTAACTCTAAAGGTGTCAATACAAAGCCAACTATGAACAGTATAGCCTgtataagcaaaaaaaaaaaaaaaaaagaatgacctTCTACATGATATTTAGGTGTCTTGTTCATGGTTGCCTGTCATAGAATCTTCGGACCCTGTTGAATTTGGAAAGTAGAATGCTTTGCGAAAAGGTAAAACTTTAGTGACATTCATCAAACGATACTAATGCTGATGTTTTGCACAATTCTGTAGGAGCCAGTGGCATTCATGGGTGGTGTGTTTGCTGGCCTCTTGAGGCTTGACCTGAATGAGGATCCTCTCAAGGAATGGCTCACTCGAACAGTAGAGGCTTCTGGAATAGCTGAGGAGAACAGTGAAGAATCAAGTGAGGGGGGTGAAAATGATGCACCTCAACTAATTGAGATTGAGTGAGGTGCATTGGCTACCTTTTGCCCCACTTTACATCTGTCTTTGTAACTTATCCTGAATGTTTGTAGTACCTGAGTCGTCAAATGTTTGCTCCAAATTTTATGTGCTAATATTGTTTTTAAGTCAAAATATTGGGTCAGCATTGATACCAAACATTGCCCCCTGCTTTTGTGCTACTGCTCCTGTTTCATAATATTAGGCCTCATTCCTCTACATATTTTGCAGTAGATTACTGGTACGTAAAAAGTTATGTacatgtaatttttcttttcaaatgcaaatctggtAATATTATTTTGGTCTGACTAAACCTACAGATGATTGCACCAATTGTTTCACAAAGCTTGCAAACTTTGACTGTCGTAATTTGTTGGGGCCTTATATTGTGAAATGTAAGGAGGAGTTGTCTAGGAGCTGTAATTTCAGACCTGTAATATCCAATGATTTCTTGAACaacaataaaatgaattccACACTTACATGTTCAGTGGATAGTTGGATGTTCAAACATCATTTGGCCTTTCTACGCCAACTATTAAGCATTCTGCAGTCAAATATTGCCTGCGCTGCAGCTTTATTGAAAAAATAGGACAGTCATCCTGTGCTGTCTTTCTTTTTGTTctatttgatataaaaaatgTATATTGTTGGTCGTTGGCCTTGTGTATCCATTGGCTTCAAGTGAAGTGTTAAATTGAATATCTAAGACCAACCATAAGTTGACATGGAAAAAAGATCTTGCATGGGGTTTCTGTTGAATATGATTTAAGTGGATATCACGTTTGAGTTTGGAGTTTGGACCAGTTTGTCTTACGGAAGGTGTAGTGCATTGATTCATGAAATGGGGATGTTTCTGAACAGGCTTTTTAGAGGACTAAACTGCATATTCAAATAGAGCAGTCTGTTATACTATTTACCcttcaaaaagagaaaaaaatcagttttttgGGGGGTGTCCATAGAAACTGCTTATAAGGAGCACTGCTGCTTATACATAGTTTTGGTTTGCATACCACAAGAAAAATAGATATACATAATTTCGTTTGCAAATCTCAGACTTAAAGGAAACTAAAGATCTTGGCATATCTGTTTCATGATTTGGATAAAGTTTGTGGACAATATAACCGAAATATTCGAGTAGCAAAAGGTGCTTTAAACATATTCTTGTGGGGAGAAAAAAGGAATAAGTTCCTGCTGAGAAAAAGAACAgggtctctctttttttctcgaaACTCTGGGCAGGAGCACTCTACTCAGAAGGGAGGGAGGGTGCTGGGTCAGTTTGGAATAAAAGAAAAGGTcctagaaaaatattatttcattTCACTGATGTATTGCATATTCATGAGGTATTCTGGAGATAATTGTTATTTTGAATGCTAGTAGCTGCTTAAGTTGTTGTGTCCTACGCTCTTGGTTTAGTCCAGAATGATGCTACATATGTAAACAATTAACTTTTATGCTTCAACACGGACACCTCCAATGATCTTCCATTTTCTAAAGAAAACCTCTGTTAATGCTGAAAAAACTAGAGGATCTTTCCATCTGTTGGAAAATATCAGCATTCTGGGTTCGGGATAGGTG harbors:
- the LOC133889721 gene encoding UPF0426 protein At1g28150, chloroplastic-like; this encodes MATSAAASAALLIPSWRAPAALSERRFPHAVSRRTTGKGRGAAGVVRACFNPLGDERILREAIKEPVAFMGGVFAGLLRLDLNEDPLKEWLTRTVEASGIAEENSEESSEGGENDAPQLIEIE